The genomic region CTCCGGCGGTGACTCTCCGGAGTCGCGGGCGACCAACCTGCGTCTCGTGCTCGACGACTTCGCCCCCGGGGCGCGGGTCGCCGAGATGGTCCAGGTGCACGGTCGTGCGGTCGTGGACGCCGATTCGCTCGAGGCATCCGGCGTGCTGCCCGAGGGCGACGCGCTGGTCAGCACCCGTCCCGACGTCGTGCTCACGGTGCGGGTGGCCGACTGCGTCCCGGTGCTGCTGGCCGACGAGGCGGGGCGGGTGGTCGCGGCCGCGCACGCCGGTCGCGCCGGCGTCGCCGCGGGCGTGGTGCCGGCCACGGTCGAGGCGATGCGCGTGCGGGGCGCCGGCGCGCTGAGCGCCTGGATCGGTCCCCACGTGTGCGGGTCCTGCTATGAGGTGCCCGCGTCGCTGCAGGCCGAGGTCGTCGAGGCGGAGCCCGCCACCCGCGCCACGACGCGGCACGGGACTCCTGCGCTCGACCTCGGCGCCGGAGTGCGGCACCAGCTCGAGCGCGCGGGCGTCACGGTCCACGACGTCTCCCGCTGCACGCTGGAGTCGCCCGACCTGTTCTCCCACCGCCGCGACGGCGCCTCTGCGGGCCGTCTCGCCGGACTGGTG from Nocardioides sp. dk884 harbors:
- the pgeF gene encoding peptidoglycan editing factor PgeF; translated protein: MYAYRASHGPVDLAFTDRLGGVSDAPYDSLNLAISGGDSPESRATNLRLVLDDFAPGARVAEMVQVHGRAVVDADSLEASGVLPEGDALVSTRPDVVLTVRVADCVPVLLADEAGRVVAAAHAGRAGVAAGVVPATVEAMRVRGAGALSAWIGPHVCGSCYEVPASLQAEVVEAEPATRATTRHGTPALDLGAGVRHQLERAGVTVHDVSRCTLESPDLFSHRRDGASAGRLAGLVRRRG